The Venturia canescens isolate UGA chromosome 10, ASM1945775v1, whole genome shotgun sequence genome segment aaatgacaaaagagCTCGTATTGTTTCTTCTTTAACATTAGGAGAGTTGAAATTCTAGAAAAATGTTACGCATTAGTATGTTATTCATGATAGAATTCGAAATCCTTAATAAATTGTAACAAAACTTAGAATTATTCCATTAGAGTTTAATCGAATTGTCGAATTTTTTATAGACGCAACCAAAATGAATCTTtgatcgagaaaataaatttattataaGTTGTAACAACTATGAACGTTTGTTTATATAAGATCAGATGTGAGCATGCATAAAAGGCAACGAAACTGACCATTCCACCGCCGAAATTGAAACCCCCGGTAGCAGGTGGAGCAGCTCCAAAGGTGAATCCGGTAGAAGACGGAGGAGCGTTATTTGCGAAAGTAGGAGGAGCATTAGCCTGTTGTCCCAAGCCTGAAGCGGTAGGTTGAGTACCGAACATACTGGGAATCGGAGCCGAAGTTTGCCCAAAAAGTGGGGGGTCTTGTTTAGCAGCCGGAGCATTGTAGGTGAAAGGAGAAGGTGCGGGGTTGGTGACCGTCGCGGCAGAAGAGCCAAAAGTTCCGGTGTTGGTCGCAGGTGTTCCGAAACATTCATTAGGATTGGGTTGAGAAGTGTTGGAAGAGTTGCCGAAAGCGAAAATCGGCTTAACCGCTGAGCTCACGGTACCCGCATTCTCGTTAGCAAACGAAAAAGTGCTCGGAGTCGTTTGGCTTGGAATTGTTTGATTATTAGCCCCGCCGAAAGTAAAAAGTCCTGGGTTATTGGTTGAAGTTGGTGCGGCGTTATTAGATTTTCCAGCCGATGCGAAAATATTCGTCCCGACGCTGTTTCCAGCCCCAAAACTCGGAGCTGCCGCGTTGCTTCCGAAAACCGGAGGAGCAGTCGTGGTCCAGAAGACAGGTTGCGGGGCCACAGCTGCGTTTGCTCCGAAGCTCGACGCTGGAGTAGAATTGAACATGGCCCCGGGGGTGATTGGCTTGTCAGTTGTGCCGAATGTCGGGGTCAATTTGTTCTCGGGGTTGCCGAAAATCTGGCTGTTCTTCTCATTCGTTCCACCAAAAACTGGAGGATTTTTCTCTCCGGAAATACCGAAAAACGATTTCGGTTTGTCAGCTGCTGgtgcaaaacaatttttcgactCACCGGCAGAAGTATCGGCGATCAATGCTGAAGACGAGGCAGAACTCGCGGCGAGTCCGAAACCGGTTGACGGAGCAATTGAATTCGTGACGCCGAAACTTGGCGTTGCCGTTTTGTTGGCTGATGAATCAGCGCTCGCATCTCGAACGACTGAACTTCCGCTTACTGAAAAAACGGAACTTGAGGCTTCAACAGAGTTTCGTTTGAAGCCGAGAACCGCAGTTTGCGACGCCATTTTTGATTTCGGTTCCGAGAATGGAAAAGACGTACGAGGCAATCGCTCAGAAGTATTCGTAGTTGAGGTCGTGTTTGAGGATGAAACAGACGTTTCCGATTGTTCCTGGCTGCTCACCGATTCCAAGGGATTAATCGCGTTGGAATCGTGGCTCGTAATCTGCTGTGTCTGATTTCCAAAAATCAATGGCTTTTCGCTTGTCGACGCCTCGAATCTCAATTTAGTATCGTTAGTAGAACTCTCACTCGATTTCGGAATCCCAAAAACAAACTGAGCCTCGGCAACTCTCGCCTTCGTGGATATTTCCGCAACTTGCTCCTTCGAAGTTTCGAGCAGCGCATTATCGACTGACCTTTTCCTTACAGATTTCGGCACGCCGAAAACGAATGgcataagatttttcttctcgccGGTGACAGTCGTGTCGTCCGATTCGTTTGACTTATCGTTCCCCTTAGTCTCAGATTTCGGGCTGTTGTCCTTGGCAGATTTGGGAGAAGCGAAGACAAAGCCACTGGCGTTTACTGGCACTTTCGCCGCCTCAGTTTTCTCAGTTTCCCTAGGGATCCCAAATTTAAATTGTCCCGGATTACTGTCCGTCACAGCAGATTTAGCTCCGAACGTGAAACCGTTGGCAATTTCGCTGCCCGAGCCCCATGTCGATTTGACGTCGGCTTTGTCCAGGCCGAATTTGAAACCACCATTGTTCGATCCGGACACTCCGAACGTGAATTTCGAGCTCGTTTGCGGTTTTGGCGCAGCTCCTGGCTTCACGGCGTTGCAAGCAACGCACTCGGTCGTCTCGGCTTTGTTTTGCAGCATACACGAGTCACAAGTCCAACTTCCAGCgggttttttgaatttttcgctcCAATTGGATTGCGGCAGCACCGGCGCCGTTTCTTCTTTGACGCTTTTTGCCGAGATCGGTGCGCCGGGTTTCGATGTCGCGCAACAAACGCAAGCGTTCGCCGTCTCAGAATTTCTTACCAAACAAGAGGAACACTCCCAGGACGTCGGAGCCGGTTTGAATTTATCCATTAATTTAGCATCGTCAGGCGTTCCTTCTTCATTCCGGTTAAGATTTCTCGTTGATTCGTCTTCGAGACTAGTTTTCTTAGGAAGATTTTTAATCAAGCTAGGCTTCGAGGCGCTGCAGCACGGACACGTTATGACCAAGTCTGGATTTCTAAGCATACAACCCGGACACTCCCAGGAACCTTCCGCGGGTTTGAACTTTTCAGGGAAATCAAAACCCGTTGGAATCGTCGATGAATTTGAGGAATTACTGTTCTTCGAAACACCCGATGATGGCTTAGGACTCGTGCACGATACACATTTCACACTCGTTGCCTGATTTCTCACCAAACAAGCTTTGCATTCCCACTGATCGGAGCTCATTTTAAATTGGGCTCCGAAATTCATATTTGTAGGGATATTTTTCGCAGGCGATAGCCTTTTCGCATCCTCCGGTATTTCCTTAACTCCAGTTGATCGTGGCTTCGAAGCTTTGCAAGCGATACAGGAATTCTCTttcgaatcattttttatgtaacaTTCAGAGCACTCCCAAATTTCGACGCTCGAACTTTGATCGAACGACGATAGTCCTGAATCGACGGTTACGGACTTCAACTTGGTCATCTCTTTCACCGGTGAATTGCCAAAGAGTACAGtattatctatttttttgtcgattggTTCGTTCTGCTTCGTCTTGACTTTCAATCTCGGGGCTGTCGAGGAACCTGACCACATGAAATTCATCGCGACGCCGCTGCTTTCGTTGCTCTTCGAATCCATGGAATCCCTAGACCCGGAATTACTGTCTTTGGAAGATTGGCTCGTCTCGTTAGCGTTTATAGGTTTACTGAAGCTAAAGTTATTGATTGACTTGACATTCCAAGACGTTTCGCTCATTTTTATGGGActggcgaatttgaaattgttcgaATCGTCAGTTTCTTCTTTGTTGTTCCGATTCGAAGGGATCGTGGGTGCTGTATATTCCGGGAGAGGTTCGAAACTCGGTAGCGAGGTTATGGGAAGAGAAATACTGGGCAAATTGACCCTCGGCACTGGGCCTTCTTCCTTAGGATTTCTGTTTCTGGTGCGCATTTTCCCTTGATGTTTCCACGTATGATCGACCTCAGTTCTCAACTGATAATCCTCGGTTGTCGGAGTCTCCGTTGCGAACCAAGAGGAAGACAGAGCCGGGCCACTCTTGGCGGAAATAATTTTCCGAGCAGCGACTGTCGTGTCTTGTAATTTTTGCCTCCTTCGAAGTTTCAACATTTCTGGAACTGTGGGAACAGCGAGTTCCTTCGTCAAATGACGGAGTCCGACTCTCGTCGGCGGGCCTGTCGAATTCGTTCTCTCCTCCCGCGGTCGCTTCGTTCCACCCGGAGTTACCGAAAGTTGTTTCATCGGTATTTTCTTCGCATCCGATATCGGGGACGAAAAATATTCCATCGCTTCGAGAATTCTCTTGGCCGTTTGACTCATTCCTGAAGCGTCGATCGATTCGACGTTCGACGGCTTCACCCGAACGCTCGTTCTTCGTGGCACtttcaattgaaattcgtTTCCACTGTTGAACAACGAACGACTCCGCTTGTAATTACTGACCGCATTTGCACCACCGAATGTTACGTTCCCACTGTAAAACGGCGATGAGAGTGCGGATGAACGCTCCATGTTGTTACCGTTGTTGCTCATTATAGAAGCGTTGAAACTTGGACGTCTACTCGACAGAGAATCTCTGCTACCACCGCTTGTCAG includes the following:
- the Nup153 gene encoding nuclear pore complex protein Nup153, with the protein product MAKRSNNSLGRRSYGGKPYDANNSFVKKMATKVTDLIPQRFSKWFSPQDSDDASNQDPDLINGEEETRQPPAKRPRIRMDVTHPPGTFSIKTLDKNQTESHESPVDNGNGEFVLEPTAAGSSDVCKMVSSTPVVPEARNSKCRRPQEITRLATTNNGGSNGVDDNSESGESTSGCSSLIPQTNRQEGASNLSYGSNVPGGRNRPTDDKSSFANHLQSPRCLFLTSGGSRDSLSSRRPSFNASIMSNNGNNMERSSALSSPFYSGNVTFGGANAVSNYKRSRSLFNSGNEFQLKVPRRTSVRVKPSNVESIDASGMSQTAKRILEAMEYFSSPISDAKKIPMKQLSVTPGGTKRPREERTNSTGPPTRVGLRHLTKELAVPTVPEMLKLRRRQKLQDTTVAARKIISAKSGPALSSSWFATETPTTEDYQLRTEVDHTWKHQGKMRTRNRNPKEEGPVPRVNLPSISLPITSLPSFEPLPEYTAPTIPSNRNNKEETDDSNNFKFASPIKMSETSWNVKSINNFSFSKPINANETSQSSKDSNSGSRDSMDSKSNESSGVAMNFMWSGSSTAPRLKVKTKQNEPIDKKIDNTVLFGNSPVKEMTKLKSVTVDSGLSSFDQSSSVEIWECSECYIKNDSKENSCIACKASKPRSTGVKEIPEDAKRLSPAKNIPTNMNFGAQFKMSSDQWECKACLVRNQATSVKCVSCTSPKPSSGVSKNSNSSNSSTIPTGFDFPEKFKPAEGSWECPGCMLRNPDLVITCPCCSASKPSLIKNLPKKTSLEDESTRNLNRNEEGTPDDAKLMDKFKPAPTSWECSSCLVRNSETANACVCCATSKPGAPISAKSVKEETAPVLPQSNWSEKFKKPAGSWTCDSCMLQNKAETTECVACNAVKPGAAPKPQTSSKFTFGVSGSNNGGFKFGLDKADVKSTWGSGSEIANGFTFGAKSAVTDSNPGQFKFGIPRETEKTEAAKVPVNASGFVFASPKSAKDNSPKSETKGNDKSNESDDTTVTGEKKNLMPFVFGVPKSVRKRSVDNALLETSKEQVAEISTKARVAEAQFVFGIPKSSESSTNDTKLRFEASTSEKPLIFGNQTQQITSHDSNAINPLESVSSQEQSETSVSSSNTTSTTNTSERLPRTSFPFSEPKSKMASQTAVLGFKRNSVEASSSVFSVSGSSVVRDASADSSANKTATPSFGVTNSIAPSTGFGLAASSASSSALIADTSAGESKNCFAPAADKPKSFFGISGEKNPPVFGGTNEKNSQIFGNPENKLTPTFGTTDKPITPGAMFNSTPASSFGANAAVAPQPVFWTTTAPPVFGSNAAAPSFGAGNSVGTNIFASAGKSNNAAPTSTNNPGLFTFGGANNQTIPSQTTPSTFSFANENAGTVSSAVKPIFAFGNSSNTSQPNPNECFGTPATNTGTFGSSAATVTNPAPSPFTYNAPAAKQDPPLFGQTSAPIPSMFGTQPTASGLGQQANAPPTFANNAPPSSTGFTFGAAPPATGGFNFGGGMAQQAPVSSGGFNFNAPSPSPAIAFDPNTRPSFNFTGGTAPTAFNATPQPVTARKIKKAVRRMQQR